cattttttttttttattcattaatgTGATCTTTTAGATTCTACGTACGTCGTATTCTATTTTTACCGTTTTAAGAACTTCTACAGCTACCTAGATCTATtaatgattataaaaatttacaatagaaaaatatttcaaatgtttaTTCAGACATTAGTAAACATggcagaattttaaatatgaaaatcttCTAGTCATGCGATCAAtattagtataaaaatatagattcaACAATCTTTCAATAACTTTgcaatgtatataaaatataaaaaataaatatatgcataaacatatattttataatatatatatatatatatgtttcgtTAATCGTTGTAATCCGTATTTCATATCACAATTTATAACCATATAATGTGTAATATGATTATAATGCTTCTACCATCACAGCTATTCCTTGACCTCCACCAATGCAGGCAGAACCAATTCCtaattttccactttttcGTCTCCTGCAAAagtaattatgtattattctCGTAAAttcattctatatattcattagtttcttattctttaaatattaacaaacCTTAATTCATGTATTAAATGTGCAGTAATTCTAGTACCAGATGCACCTAATGGATGTCCAAGAGCAATAGCTCCACCATCcacgtttaatttattaatatctagATCTAACTCTCTAGCACATGCCAATGTTTGAGCACCAAATGCTTCATTAATCTagcaaaacatataaataattacatgttTGATTTATACATCTACATTTAAatgagatttttattaatatttttacctcAACAAGTTCAACatcattcaaatttttatcagTAACTTTAAGAAGTTGTTTGATAGCCGGAGCTGGACCAATTCCCATAATACTGGGTTCTACACCTACAACGCTGTATCCTATCAAGCGTGCTAATGGTGTAAGTTGCTCTGTCTTAACAGCTTCTTCGCTAGCTAAGATAATTGCTCCTGCACCATCGCAAACACCCTATGTAGAAAAGTTATATGCATGTCcagaaagtataaaatataactctAATGTATTTACAGTTAACTTTAATAAGACACAAATTAACATACAGATGCAGATCCTGCTGTAACTAAACCATCTTTCTTAAAAACAGGAGGTAGTTTGGCTAAACTTTGAGAAGTTGTTTGAGGTCGTGGATGTTCATCAGTACTAACGACAACATCTTGCTTTTTCACAGTGATTGTAACAGGTGCAAGTTCCTCCTTAAAACGACCAGCATCATTGgctgaaataattgaaattcaatttcagtatctttattcatttatattaatattttaaataactaacATTGAGTTCAATATAAAAGGCATTTACCAGCTTTCCATAATTGTTGACTTCTTAAAGCAAATTCATCTACCTCTTGTCTGTTTAAGTTATATTGAGCTCCAAGCTTTTCTGCAGTTACACCCATAGGTAAATTGCAATAAGTATCAAGTAATCCAAGCCATAAAGCATCCTCAAACTCATATTTTTGCCCTAGAGTTGTACCAAACCGAACATTTCTTACAACAAAGGGAATTTGACTCATATTTTCTGTTCCTCCTGTTAAAACTATCTTAGATTGCCCTGTTAAAATAtcctaaaaataataattaattattttttatgtttgcataattttattacaagtaaattttattctagttttttaatatatacatatattatgtgATACATGAATCTATACCTGTGCACCATTTACAATTGACTGAAATCCAGAACCACATAATCTATTTACAGAGAATGCTGGTTTTTCTAAAGGTATACCAGACTTCAGTGCAACATGACGTGCTAAAAAACCTCCATCAGCAGATGATaacttgtaaataataattataaatcttATAAGAGCATGGAACATTTAACAAAAACAATCAACTGGTACATGTAAATATTGATTAACTACATACAGGTAATACATGTCCAAAAACAACACTATCTATTTTATCAGGATTTAGCTTTGCAGATTGCAAAGCAGATTTGGCAGCAACAACTGATAGATCAGTTGCgcttttattggaaaatacaCCACCCATTGTACCAAATGGGGTACGTTTTGCAGCTACAATAAAGATACCTATAggaaaaaaaatgttgaattatttgaatatataatatatatatatatacaattgtTTGATAGttttaattacttaaaatataaatataaatacatacaaacgcattttagaataataaaagtagCAGTTATTTAGTTATCTCTAACATTAAGTCCAAAGGTTGAAAAAGATATTCGTAAAACACCTAacatttattcttttaaaattatatatattatttatattacatttttttcaatattattaaatatattttgtatatatatatatatatttaatattaattatttatttacaattttactcTATATTAAgacattttttcttattttcctgTCGTATAatagttataacgtttatatatCCCAAAGATCttgtaattataaaacttcgaatataatatacttttgTGCTGAGTCAGAagtatcataaaaataaatggaaaagttGGAAGAATTATAGATAaggaatttaagaaaatatgtaaatatttattcaattttttaattaaaatctctagatatatttatttttatatactaaaTGTTTTGAATATTACATACCTTTCGTTACAACAGACATTGtgtaacaatatattctgtacTACAATAAAATAAGTACAACAGAAATTCAAACCCTAACGTATTGCACAGTGTCCAatatgttaaattatttatatatgtaccgCTATCTACTACCACACGTTTGTAACAAACATGTTCATTATATAGTGGTTTATATATTAACGCATGAAGATATGGCTGGCTGCAGTAACGTCGCAAGCGATTTCGTTACCCGTTACTAcagattgaattttattttttaagagGTTACTTAATTAAAGGAATGAACACTTGGAACATACATGCacttttattgtaataaatatttttataaatatcagtaAAGTTCTTTAAATATCACATGTTAAATTTGAACTTACAGTTAGATACGTAATTATTAACCAAGTAATTTTGATTTATCATGTATCTTTTTTTACGAGCGAAACGCATCACAATTGACGaaaatttacttattttcatAAACTCCTAGataatttgtacaattatttattatacaattacacCCATAAAAAAGGATGAAATTGGGAACTACTTAtcctataaattaaaattaaactaaaattaaatgatttttgtTTACAAgagatataatactttattataagaaatataaagaatcattttattttattcttcataGAATGGTTCACTGATGTGTGCTTGAAATGCGTGTTCTACCCCCTGTTGAAATCAATAactaatttttatcattttctttttatattgcatacaaatttttacttacttattgaaaatgtttatACATTTCCTGTGCGACATGTACCGAGGAAAAAGTGGCACTTAAAGTGCGTTTTGTCGGCGGTGTCAAGGCATGATCAATTGCCGTCCAAATGCATCGTGTTCCATTCacctttataaaataataactggAAGTTAGTTAATTCAGAATCAGTTAAAttgttacataatataattttaatgccTTTACCTTCATGTTTGTTGTCGTACTAATAATTGTGTTGCTTACAACTTCATCTGTCTCATCtgcttttaatattattctttcaccaaaaatattagaatcataataaataattaaatttcctgATGCAACAAAGTTCCAGCcaccttttttatttctagcaAACACAGAAGCACTTTTCTCAAAAGTAATGGAGTTCTGAtcatcctcctcctcctcttcttcctcctcaTCATCATCCTCATCATCATATTCATCATCATCCTCATCATCATCCTCATCATCATACTCATCATCATCTTCATCATCTtcttcatcatcatcatcatcatcattatcttcctcttcttcttcatcctctACTTCATTTACTTCAACGTCTACTTCGCCTTCATCGCCTTCTTCATCTACTTCTTCATTTTTACCATCTTCTGGTTCTTCTATTACTGGTCTATcttctacatttttttctcctgtatttatataaaaaacataaatttgcatCGAAATAACTActctaattaaataatatgaacGCTATGTGCAAGCAAAAAGCTAGTGTAAAAGCTACTATCCTATAAAGttatcttataaaaatatatgtagatatgtataaatattgaacACATTTAAAATTGaggaaaacttttattttaattggtgaaaataatttaaattgcgttttgtatcgtaaattacattttattcaacgttatgcaactaaaatatgtatttgtacaagttagtttttaatataaatatcgacagttatttaaaaattactagaaaattaacaaaaaatcaatagatattgataaaatttatgataatagTACATTTGTTTAATAGTAAaactttatccattatgaagtataatataaaatagttctATTGTCATGTcttgtattttgtttctttcattacaaataataaaagttgaatggaattaaatatgttttaataaaataattttatacatgtCTATATGATgaatcaatattattatttgtgtaTCACAATTAAACTTAcaatcaaatatattaatcaaaaaacattttttagacAGTCCTTTTAAAAGGTAACAAAACATGTCTTCGTACCGATCTCTGTATGATTGCCTCTTTATAgcatatttgatattaaattataatatttttaaacagtattacattttatgaatataaataaagatacattaatattttttaataatgaaGAAATATATGTCTTTTATAGTATgcatataacatacaatgaATACACATGCAGTCACAAGCAAGGATTATAAACTAAGGAAAGCATTATAAATAAGAGGTTTTCATCTTATTCCTTACGGCTTTCGCTTAAAGTTTGTTGAATTTTATCAACTGTATCCTTGAAATTTTTTGCCAGTTCTAGAGTTTTAAATTTAACTGCTAATTGCTCTATACATGGTTGCTCTTCAGCATAATTCATGCCTGCCCATATCCAAGAGCGATCATTCGTAGTGAGTTTAGTAAAGACAATGTCTGGAGTAAGTAAGAGATTGCATACTACTTTATAAACTTGATCTCGTCGTAACAGCAATCTGTAACG
Above is a genomic segment from Bombus fervidus isolate BK054 chromosome 4, iyBomFerv1, whole genome shotgun sequence containing:
- the Yip2 gene encoding yippee interacting protein 2, whose amino-acid sequence is MSVVTKGIFIVAAKRTPFGTMGGVFSNKSATDLSVVAAKSALQSAKLNPDKIDSVVFGHVLPLSSADGGFLARHVALKSGIPLEKPAFSVNRLCGSGFQSIVNGAQDILTGQSKIVLTGGTENMSQIPFVVRNVRFGTTLGQKYEFEDALWLGLLDTYCNLPMGVTAEKLGAQYNLNRQEVDEFALRSQQLWKAANDAGRFKEELAPVTITVKKQDVVVSTDEHPRPQTTSQSLAKLPPVFKKDGLVTAGSASGVCDGAGAIILASEEAVKTEQLTPLARLIGYSVVGVEPSIMGIGPAPAIKQLLKVTDKNLNDVELVEINEAFGAQTLACARELDLDINKLNVDGGAIALGHPLGASGTRITAHLIHELRRRKSGKLGIGSACIGGGQGIAVMVEAL